From a region of the Streptomyces caniferus genome:
- a CDS encoding sensor histidine kinase encodes MAWGSATTVGPGSRPGRLKVFLGAAPGVGKTYRMLDEGRRRFMRGTKVVVAFVECHHRPVTEAMLEGLDVLPGVPCGHRGTDITELDLDLVLALRPQVALIDELAHTNAPGCRNTKRWQDVEELLAAGIDVVATLNIQHLDSLSDVVEKITGVPQYETVPDEVVRRADQIELVDLPAEGLRRRMAHGNIYPPEKVDAALSHYFRVGNLTALRELALLWVAGRVDEALRKYRHEHGIGRLWETRERVVVALTGGPEGATLIRRAARIVDLPRALNSDRAGGTPVSGGDLLAVHITRSDGLADSSPAALAGQRQLVESLGGSYHSVVGGDVPLALLDFARAQNATQLVIGASRRGRLRRLLTPRGVGATVVELSGDIDVHTVAHEHAGQGRRGAGPGPGLPRSRRVAGPVAGLVLPVLLTVLLRAVSEPLALNLTSEALLFLLTVLGVACIGGVVSALLASVTTSLLLNHYFIPPLDHLTFAEANIVVAQAAFTTVAVTVAAIVDRSLRLNRRAARATAEAETLTSLAGDILRGDRAVSGLLERTRETFGMESIRLRPREGERDSGAVSDPAPEHETKIAIGGDSVLVLSGRRLSASEHRVLTAFAAHLTAAVERARLAEAAAEVEPVKAANRMRTALLAAVGHDLRTPLAGCWAAVSSLRSHEVDFSPEDREELLATAEESLAKLSRLVDNLLDMSRLQAGALTLRLEPIALAEVLPTALDTLPDSPPQAHVHAVTHGLETVPDVLADPPLLERVIANLVSNAVRHSPAGRPVTIGASALAGRVELRIIDRGPGIQLADWERAFEPFQRLGDTDNTTGLGLGLALSRGLTEAMGGTLTPEDTPGGGLTMVVSLPAATVPVAVPAGQEARTVRRRPETYP; translated from the coding sequence ATGGCGTGGGGCAGCGCGACGACTGTTGGGCCGGGCTCGCGGCCCGGCAGGCTGAAGGTCTTTCTCGGGGCTGCCCCCGGGGTGGGCAAGACCTACCGGATGCTGGACGAGGGCCGGCGCCGGTTCATGCGCGGCACGAAGGTGGTGGTGGCCTTCGTCGAGTGCCACCACCGTCCCGTCACCGAGGCCATGCTCGAAGGTCTCGACGTACTGCCGGGAGTGCCCTGCGGGCATCGAGGTACGGACATCACCGAACTCGACCTCGACCTGGTGCTGGCGCTGCGACCGCAGGTGGCCCTCATCGACGAACTCGCCCACACCAACGCGCCGGGCTGCCGCAACACCAAACGGTGGCAGGACGTCGAAGAACTCCTCGCTGCCGGGATCGACGTGGTTGCCACCCTGAATATCCAGCACCTGGACTCGCTCAGCGATGTGGTCGAGAAGATCACCGGGGTGCCGCAGTACGAGACCGTGCCCGACGAGGTCGTCCGCCGGGCGGACCAGATCGAGCTGGTGGATCTGCCGGCGGAGGGGCTGCGCCGCCGTATGGCGCACGGGAACATCTACCCGCCCGAGAAGGTCGACGCGGCGCTGTCCCACTACTTCAGGGTCGGCAACCTCACCGCGCTGCGGGAGCTGGCGCTGCTGTGGGTGGCGGGCCGGGTGGATGAAGCGCTGCGCAAGTACCGGCACGAGCACGGTATCGGCCGCTTGTGGGAGACCCGGGAACGTGTGGTGGTCGCGCTCACCGGCGGCCCGGAAGGCGCGACCCTGATCCGCCGCGCCGCACGGATCGTGGACCTCCCCCGCGCTCTCAACTCCGACCGGGCAGGAGGGACCCCCGTCTCCGGCGGGGATCTGCTGGCCGTCCACATCACCCGTAGCGACGGCCTCGCCGATTCGTCTCCCGCCGCGCTGGCAGGGCAGCGGCAGTTGGTGGAGAGCCTCGGCGGCAGCTACCACTCCGTGGTCGGCGGCGATGTGCCCCTCGCCCTGCTGGACTTCGCCCGCGCCCAGAACGCCACCCAACTCGTCATCGGCGCAAGCCGCCGGGGCAGGCTGCGGCGGCTGCTGACGCCCCGCGGCGTGGGTGCGACCGTGGTGGAGCTGTCGGGCGATATCGATGTCCACACGGTCGCTCACGAGCATGCCGGTCAGGGGAGGAGAGGGGCAGGCCCGGGCCCTGGTCTGCCGCGCTCGCGCCGCGTGGCCGGACCGGTGGCCGGACTCGTACTGCCCGTGCTGCTGACCGTGCTCCTGCGGGCGGTCTCCGAGCCCCTCGCGCTCAACCTCACCAGCGAGGCCCTGCTCTTCCTGCTCACGGTGCTGGGTGTGGCCTGCATCGGTGGCGTGGTCTCCGCACTGCTCGCATCCGTGACGACCTCGCTGCTGTTGAACCACTACTTCATCCCTCCCCTCGACCACCTCACCTTTGCCGAAGCCAATATCGTCGTCGCCCAGGCCGCCTTCACCACCGTCGCCGTCACCGTCGCAGCAATCGTCGACCGCTCGTTGCGCCTGAACCGGCGGGCCGCGCGGGCGACCGCGGAAGCCGAGACCCTGACCTCGTTGGCGGGTGACATCTTGCGCGGGGACCGTGCCGTATCCGGACTACTGGAACGGACCCGCGAGACCTTCGGTATGGAGAGCATCCGGCTGCGGCCCCGAGAGGGGGAGCGGGACTCGGGTGCCGTGAGCGATCCGGCGCCGGAACACGAAACCAAGATCGCAATAGGAGGCGATAGCGTCCTGGTGCTCAGTGGGCGCCGGCTGTCCGCCTCCGAGCACCGCGTGCTCACCGCCTTCGCCGCGCATCTGACCGCCGCCGTGGAGCGCGCCCGGCTCGCCGAGGCAGCCGCCGAGGTCGAGCCGGTCAAGGCTGCCAACCGCATGCGTACCGCACTCCTCGCCGCGGTCGGACACGACCTGCGGACGCCCCTGGCCGGCTGCTGGGCCGCGGTCAGCTCACTGCGCAGTCACGAGGTGGACTTCTCGCCCGAGGATCGCGAAGAACTTCTGGCCACCGCCGAGGAGTCCCTGGCCAAGCTCAGCCGCCTGGTCGACAACCTCCTCGACATGAGCAGACTCCAAGCGGGCGCCCTGACGCTCCGCCTGGAACCCATCGCGCTCGCCGAGGTCCTTCCCACCGCCCTGGACACCCTTCCCGACTCACCACCACAGGCGCACGTACACGCGGTCACCCACGGGCTGGAGACCGTTCCCGACGTACTCGCGGACCCACCGCTGCTGGAACGCGTCATCGCCAACCTGGTGTCCAACGCCGTGCGGCATTCGCCCGCCGGGCGCCCGGTCACGATCGGCGCCAGCGCACTGGCCGGGCGCGTGGAACTGCGGATCATCGACCGCGGGCCCGGTATTCAACTAGCCGACTGGGAGAGGGCGTTCGAGCCCTTCCAGCGACTCGGGGACACCGACAACACCACTGGCCTCGGGCTCGGCCTCGCGCTCTCCCGTGGCCTCACGGAGGCTATGGGCGGCACCCTTACCCCCGAGGACACCCCCGGAGGCGGCCTGACGATGGTCGTCTCCCTGCCGGCCGCAACCGTTCCGGTAGCGGTACCCGCCGGGCAGGAAGCCCGCACAGTACGCAGGCGGCCTGAGACGTATCCCTGA
- the kdpF gene encoding K(+)-transporting ATPase subunit F, with protein sequence MTAENIVGLVVAVALLGYLVLALVFPERF encoded by the coding sequence GTGACCGCCGAAAACATCGTCGGCCTGGTCGTGGCCGTCGCCCTGCTGGGTTATCTCGTCCTCGCGCTTGTGTTCCCGGAGAGGTTCTGA
- the kdpC gene encoding potassium-transporting ATPase subunit KdpC, with protein MNNSVASTLRLAWASLRILLVLTVVCGVIYPLVVTGIAQGLFHDKANGSEVTVDGKVVGSELIGQSWNIKGTDKPDPTWFQGRPSHSKYDPMATGSSQLGASDPTLVKDVKAAKEQVAEFNGVPQSEVPKDAVTGSASAIDPGISPDYAEIQVKRVAQHNGLSVAQIEKLVKDNTDGRTAGFLGEPAVNVLKLNIAVKELARR; from the coding sequence ATGAACAACTCCGTAGCAAGCACCCTCCGCCTGGCCTGGGCATCGCTGCGCATCCTGCTGGTCCTCACGGTCGTGTGCGGCGTCATCTATCCGCTGGTCGTCACGGGCATCGCACAGGGGCTCTTCCACGACAAGGCCAACGGCTCCGAGGTGACGGTCGACGGCAAGGTCGTGGGCTCCGAACTGATCGGTCAGAGCTGGAACATCAAGGGCACGGACAAGCCCGATCCCACATGGTTCCAGGGCCGCCCGTCCCACAGCAAGTACGACCCGATGGCCACCGGCTCCAGCCAGCTCGGAGCCAGCGATCCCACGCTGGTCAAGGACGTGAAGGCGGCGAAGGAGCAGGTCGCCGAGTTCAACGGCGTGCCGCAGTCCGAGGTCCCCAAGGACGCGGTCACCGGTTCGGCCTCCGCCATCGACCCCGGCATCTCGCCCGATTACGCCGAGATCCAGGTCAAGCGCGTGGCCCAGCACAACGGGCTGAGCGTGGCGCAAATCGAAAAGCTGGTGAAGGACAACACCGACGGCCGTACCGCTGGGTTCCTCGGTGAGCCCGCGGTGAACGTCCTGAAGCTCAACATCGCGGTCAAGGAACTGGCGCGGAGGTGA
- a CDS encoding universal stress protein, translating into MGGPEERRRVVVGVSGSLGSLTALHRAAAEARASGAALRTVLAWEPPGGEISHRGGPCPAPMAAWRRMACERLLSALEDAFGNTEPGIPLEPLVVLGKPGRALLAAADRPDDLLVVGAGARSRLRRAMWPSVSRFCVARSCCPVLTVPPSPLRQALDAVHRRNTWKLPLDMRELAD; encoded by the coding sequence ATGGGCGGACCCGAAGAGCGACGGCGCGTGGTGGTCGGCGTGAGTGGTTCGCTGGGAAGCCTGACAGCGCTGCACCGGGCCGCCGCCGAGGCTCGCGCTTCCGGGGCCGCATTGCGGACCGTGCTGGCCTGGGAGCCCCCCGGCGGCGAAATCTCCCACCGCGGTGGGCCGTGCCCGGCGCCGATGGCCGCCTGGCGCCGGATGGCGTGCGAGCGTCTGCTGAGCGCGCTGGAGGACGCCTTCGGGAACACCGAACCCGGGATTCCGCTGGAGCCCCTGGTCGTGCTCGGGAAGCCCGGGAGGGCCCTGCTGGCGGCCGCCGACCGGCCCGACGACCTTCTGGTGGTCGGTGCCGGAGCCCGCAGCAGGCTGCGCCGGGCCATGTGGCCCTCTGTCTCCCGGTTCTGCGTCGCCCGCTCCTGCTGCCCCGTACTGACCGTGCCGCCCTCTCCCCTGCGCCAGGCGCTCGATGCCGTACACCGCCGCAATACGTGGAAGCTCCCGCTCGACATGCGGGAGTTGGCGGACTGA
- the kdpA gene encoding potassium-transporting ATPase subunit KdpA: MNPVLADVLQVTALIAALALVHRPLGDYMAAVYSSPKHLRVEKWIYRSVGANPDAAMRWPAYLRGILIFSAVSVLFLYVMQRVQDTLPLSLGFKPIAPDQAFNTAASFISNTNWQSYSGEVAMSHVTQTAGLAVQNFVSAAVGMAVAVALVRGFARSRTGDLGNFWSDLVRGTVRILIPLSMIAAIVLVACGAIQNFGDIHHITTLAGDKQALSPGAVASQEAIKDLGTNGGGYFNANSAHPFESPNGLSNLLEIFLLLVIPFSMPRTFGKLVGSLKQGYAIVAAMSVIWFAAVIAVTWLEYAHPGTASQLAGGAMEGKEQRFGEGASSLFSVSTTMTSTGAVNSFHDSFSGLSGGVLLLGMMLGEITPGGVGSGLYGMLIMAIIAVFIAGLMVGRTPEYLGKKIGSREIKLAACYILITPALVLIGTALAMALPDGKEAMTNIGAHGFSEVLYAYTSGSNNNGSAFAGFGANTPFFNISIGLCMLLGRFLPMVFVLALAGSLAEQKPVPETAGTLRTEKPLFAGLLVGTVLIITGLTFFPALALGPLAEGMTS; encoded by the coding sequence ATGAACCCTGTTCTTGCTGACGTGCTCCAGGTCACCGCGCTCATCGCCGCGCTCGCCCTGGTGCACCGCCCGCTCGGCGACTACATGGCCGCCGTCTACTCCTCCCCCAAGCACCTGCGCGTAGAGAAGTGGATCTACCGCAGCGTGGGTGCCAACCCGGACGCGGCGATGCGCTGGCCCGCCTACCTTCGCGGCATTCTCATATTCTCCGCGGTCAGCGTGCTCTTCCTGTACGTGATGCAGCGCGTGCAGGACACGCTGCCGCTGTCGCTGGGCTTCAAGCCGATCGCCCCGGACCAGGCGTTCAACACGGCCGCTTCCTTCATCTCCAACACCAACTGGCAGTCGTACTCCGGTGAGGTGGCCATGAGCCATGTCACCCAGACCGCTGGTCTGGCCGTGCAGAACTTCGTCTCGGCGGCGGTCGGGATGGCGGTCGCGGTGGCGCTGGTGCGCGGCTTCGCCCGCTCGCGCACCGGTGATCTGGGCAACTTCTGGTCCGATCTTGTGCGCGGCACCGTCCGCATCCTGATCCCGCTCTCCATGATCGCCGCGATCGTCCTGGTCGCATGCGGTGCGATCCAGAACTTCGGCGACATCCACCACATCACCACCCTCGCTGGTGACAAGCAGGCCCTCAGCCCCGGCGCGGTGGCTTCCCAGGAGGCCATCAAGGACCTGGGAACCAACGGTGGCGGATACTTCAACGCCAACTCCGCGCACCCCTTCGAGAGTCCCAACGGCCTCTCGAACCTGCTGGAGATCTTCCTGTTGCTGGTGATCCCCTTCTCGATGCCGCGGACCTTCGGCAAGCTGGTGGGTTCGCTCAAGCAGGGTTACGCGATCGTCGCCGCCATGAGCGTCATCTGGTTCGCCGCTGTCATCGCCGTGACCTGGCTGGAGTACGCCCACCCGGGTACCGCCTCGCAGCTCGCGGGCGGTGCGATGGAAGGCAAGGAGCAGCGGTTCGGCGAGGGCGCCTCGTCGCTCTTCTCCGTCTCCACGACCATGACCTCCACCGGCGCGGTCAACTCCTTCCACGATTCGTTCAGCGGCCTCTCCGGCGGCGTACTGCTGCTGGGCATGATGCTCGGCGAGATCACGCCCGGCGGTGTGGGATCCGGCCTCTACGGCATGCTGATCATGGCGATCATCGCGGTGTTCATCGCCGGCCTGATGGTGGGCCGCACGCCCGAGTACCTGGGCAAGAAGATCGGCAGCCGCGAGATCAAGCTCGCCGCCTGCTACATCCTGATCACCCCGGCGCTGGTGCTGATCGGCACGGCGCTCGCCATGGCGCTGCCGGACGGCAAGGAGGCCATGACCAACATCGGGGCGCACGGCTTCTCCGAGGTCCTCTACGCCTACACGTCGGGCTCGAACAACAACGGGTCGGCCTTCGCCGGCTTCGGTGCCAATACGCCGTTCTTCAACATCAGCATCGGGCTGTGCATGCTGCTCGGCCGCTTCCTTCCGATGGTGTTCGTGCTCGCCCTGGCCGGCTCGCTCGCCGAGCAGAAGCCGGTCCCGGAGACCGCGGGCACCCTGCGTACCGAGAAGCCGCTCTTCGCCGGGCTGCTCGTCGGCACAGTCCTGATCATCACCGGCCTGACCTTCTTCCCTGCACTCGCTCTGGGCCCGCTCGCCGAGGGGATGACGTCATGA
- the kdpB gene encoding potassium-transporting ATPase subunit KdpB: MTADTQKHEDEMSTVTPTRAPHSDVPTGHKDDGRVGAGLFDPKQLVQSLPDAFRKLDPRVMVKSPVMFVVLVGSVVTTVLALKDPGNWFGWVIAVWLWLTVVFANLAEAVAEGRGKAQADTLRKAKTDTVARRLNGDAEEQVPGTELRIGDLVVCEAGDIIPGDGDVVEGVASVDESAITGESAPVIRESGGDRSAVTGGTKVLSDRIVIKITTKPGETFIDRMINLVEGAARQKTPNEIALNILLSSLTIVFLLAVVTLKPFALYAGADKQTSLIVLTALLVCLIPTTIGALLSAIGIAGMDRLVQRNVLAMSGRAVEAAGDVSTLLLDKTGTITLGNRQASEFVPVRGTAEAEVADAAQLSSLADETPEGRSIVVLAKEKYGLRERHQGELVDAEWVPFTAQTRMSGVDVDGRKVRKGASGSVIAWVQEHGGTVADDADTLSNAISQAGGTPLLVAVEDDKGARVLGVIHLKDVVKEGMRERFDELRRMGIKTVMITGDNPLTAKAIADEAGVDDFLAEATPEDKMALIKREQAGGKLVAMTGDGTNDAPALAQADVGVAMNTGTSAAKEAGNMVDLDSNPTKLIEIVEIGKQLLITRGALTTFSIANDVAKYFAIIPAMFSVAYPGLDKLNIMGLASPESAILSAVIFNALIIIALVPLALKGVQYRPMSADKMLRRNLGIYGLGGLIAPFIGIKIIDLLISVIPGIG, from the coding sequence ATGACCGCCGACACACAGAAGCACGAGGACGAGATGTCCACGGTTACTCCGACCCGGGCGCCACACAGCGACGTACCCACCGGGCACAAGGATGACGGGCGGGTGGGCGCCGGCCTGTTCGACCCGAAGCAACTGGTGCAGTCGCTGCCCGACGCCTTCCGCAAGCTCGACCCGCGGGTGATGGTCAAGTCCCCCGTGATGTTCGTGGTACTCGTCGGCTCGGTGGTGACCACCGTGCTCGCGCTCAAGGATCCCGGCAACTGGTTCGGCTGGGTCATCGCCGTCTGGCTCTGGCTGACCGTCGTCTTCGCCAACCTGGCCGAGGCGGTCGCCGAGGGCCGCGGCAAGGCGCAGGCCGACACCCTGCGCAAGGCCAAGACCGACACCGTCGCACGCCGTCTCAACGGTGACGCGGAGGAGCAGGTCCCCGGCACCGAACTGCGCATCGGCGACCTTGTCGTCTGCGAAGCCGGCGACATCATTCCCGGTGACGGCGATGTCGTCGAAGGTGTGGCGTCGGTGGACGAGTCGGCGATCACCGGTGAATCGGCGCCGGTCATCCGGGAATCGGGCGGTGACCGCTCCGCGGTGACCGGCGGGACGAAGGTGCTCTCCGACCGTATCGTCATCAAGATCACGACGAAGCCCGGCGAGACCTTCATCGACCGGATGATCAACCTCGTCGAGGGCGCCGCCCGGCAGAAGACGCCCAACGAGATCGCGCTGAACATCCTGCTCTCCTCGCTCACCATCGTCTTCCTGCTGGCCGTCGTCACACTGAAGCCGTTCGCCCTCTATGCGGGCGCGGACAAGCAGACGTCGCTGATCGTGCTGACCGCGCTGCTGGTCTGCCTGATCCCGACGACGATCGGCGCCCTTCTGTCGGCCATCGGCATCGCCGGCATGGACCGGCTCGTCCAGCGCAACGTCCTCGCCATGTCAGGAAGGGCCGTCGAGGCGGCCGGAGACGTTTCGACGCTGCTGCTGGACAAGACCGGCACGATCACTCTCGGAAACCGTCAGGCATCCGAGTTCGTCCCCGTACGCGGCACGGCGGAGGCCGAAGTGGCGGACGCCGCCCAGCTCTCCTCGCTGGCAGACGAGACGCCCGAGGGCCGCTCGATCGTCGTCCTGGCCAAGGAGAAGTACGGGCTGCGCGAGCGGCACCAGGGCGAGCTGGTGGACGCGGAATGGGTGCCGTTCACCGCCCAGACCCGGATGTCGGGGGTGGACGTCGACGGCCGCAAGGTCCGTAAGGGCGCGTCCGGTTCGGTCATCGCCTGGGTTCAGGAGCATGGCGGCACGGTCGCCGACGACGCCGACACCCTGAGCAACGCCATCTCGCAGGCCGGTGGCACGCCGCTGCTGGTGGCCGTCGAGGACGACAAGGGCGCCCGCGTCCTGGGCGTCATCCACCTCAAGGACGTCGTCAAGGAGGGCATGCGGGAGCGGTTCGACGAGCTGCGCCGGATGGGCATCAAGACCGTCATGATCACGGGCGACAACCCGCTGACGGCCAAGGCCATCGCTGACGAGGCGGGTGTGGACGACTTCCTCGCGGAGGCCACGCCCGAGGACAAGATGGCCCTCATCAAGCGCGAACAGGCCGGCGGCAAGCTCGTCGCGATGACCGGCGACGGTACGAACGACGCCCCGGCACTGGCCCAGGCGGACGTCGGCGTGGCGATGAACACCGGTACGTCGGCCGCCAAGGAGGCCGGCAACATGGTCGACCTCGACTCCAACCCGACCAAGCTCATCGAGATCGTCGAGATCGGCAAGCAACTGCTGATCACGCGTGGAGCGCTGACCACCTTCTCGATCGCCAACGACGTCGCGAAGTACTTCGCGATCATCCCGGCGATGTTCTCGGTGGCCTACCCGGGCCTGGACAAGCTCAACATCATGGGCCTGGCCTCACCGGAGTCCGCGATCCTCTCGGCGGTCATCTTCAACGCGCTGATCATCATCGCGCTGGTGCCGCTCGCCCTCAAGGGAGTGCAGTACCGGCCGATGAGCGCCGACAAGATGCTGCGGCGCAACCTCGGCATCTACGGCCTGGGCGGGCTGATCGCCCCGTTCATCGGCATCAAGATCATTGACCTGCTCATCTCTGTGATCCCCGGAATCGGATGA